The region CTTTACTTCCGtccagcaccccctgcccctctgtaAATACCCATGTCCTCGGAAATAGAGGTCCCTGGTGGCTGATTAACGACACAGTCAGCCAACAACCAGGCACTGCCCCGAATTCGGGCCCTGGCCAGGCAAAGTCCGGAGGACAGGCAGCAGGGCTGGATGACGCAGACCTGGCAGGGTCAGGAGGTCTTGGGGAGGCCCAGACTGCTGGAGGCATCTCAGCCACCGAGGCCCCTATTGTAGAGGGGCTCTGGGGCGGAGGACACACATTCTCGTGCTGGCGGCCCTGCTCAGGGAGATGTGAGTGCCATCGGCCCAGAGGCGGGGACTGGGCCTGTGAGAGCCGCAGGGTTCCCACCCTGCCAGCGGCCGCTCAGTCCCGGGACAGCCAGGTCCCCCCTCTGACTCCCAGAGGAAGCCCGACGCCAGACCCGGCCGCAGCAGCGGCTCCTCGGAACCACGTGACCGCACATTCCGGGTGTGTCCCGTCCCCCAAGGCTCCCTGGTGACCCTGACCTTCTCAAGACACTGTGACCCACTGCTCAAGGATTGCAAGAGGTCGTCTCTCCTCGTCAGCTCTGGTTTATGTGTCTATTTCAAAATTCACATTTCAAAGGAGCGAGCCCAAGTGCCTCCCGGGCTCTGACCGCCCTTGGCCCTTGAGGTTCAGGGGCGTTCCTGGAATCCTGGGCCGGTGGCCCGCGGACATGCCTCATctctgcggcggcggcggcaggaagGGAAATCTAGCCTTCCTGTCGGGGTCTTGGAGAGAGGGGCTTTCAGTGTCTTAGACCCCTCTGAGACCCACGTCCTCACTTTGGTCCCCACTGCCTTGCCTCCGGCCTTGCACCCTCCTGGGCCCAGGCAGAGCCCGCCGCACTGGGCCGCCTCCCAGGGCCAGCGTGGTGGCCCCGGCCCTGTCACGGGGACGTggaaaggaagtagaaggaaaTCTTGTTTGGGTTTATTTCCATCTCATCCTTCACATGTTTTCCACGTGCTCGCGGGGCAGGACCGTGTTTGGTGGCAGAGGACGGAATTTTTATATGGACGAGTAGATCTGTGTCTGCGGCGCACCCTTTGGCTCTGCCCTCCGCCCCGGAGGGGACACAGTCGGAGGTGTCCGGGGAGGGCAGTCGGGAGGGTGGACGGAACTGCTCAGGCCAGCCCCTCACTCCTTGTCCTTCCAGCTTCATCCCCACTGCTCCTCCGCTCCCCCTCTCCTCGCCGCCTCCCCGGTCCCATCCCCGCCCGGCCGTCCCTCCGCTTCCAGGGGCTGGACCCCCGTGGCCTGGCTGTGTCTTCTGAGGGCCCACCCTTCCTGGAGCACCCGCAAGCTCCCATGTCCCCAGCTCCTCTTTGAAGCTTCCCCGGACGCTTCCAACTCCCCACATGCCATGTGGGTGCCTGTAATCACATGTGTCACTCGACTGTGGCCACTGTTTAACCTTCTAGCGCCTCTGGAGGGCCAGGCCCGGGTCTCGGTCTGTCTACGTCCAGAGTAGACTGAGGTCAGCTGACCCTGCCCTGGGTGGACAACCCGGGCCCAGGGAGGTTCCCTGGGCTCCACAAGGTCAGATCTGCTGATCCCAGTAATCAGCTTGAGGCTTCTAATCCCTCACTGGCAGGAACCTCGGGACGCAGGGCAGTGGCTCGGGAGGGCCGGCAGGGGCCATCTTGGCCTTCTCCCGCGGGCTCCGTCCAGGAGGGGATGGGGCGGCCGAGCCATGtgcaccaccctgctcctgctcaGCACCTTGGCGATGCTCTGGCGCCGGCGATTCGCCAACCGGGTCCAACCGTGAGAAACCGCCTGGGCCACCGGtggggcgggcggcggggggagCTGCGTGGCTGAGCTGCAGGTCTGCAGGGGCTGCCTGGATCCCCAGCGGGGCTGGGAGGGTTTGCAAGGACCCCCCTCAGAGTAGGGCACCTGGAGCTCCTCAGAGACATTGGCTGTCGCCTGCAGACCCACAGCCCGCAGAGGCTGgggcccccggggtgggggggggcaggaggggggtcTGGAGTCTGGCCCACAGCGCTTCCTGCCCGCCCTTCCCTCCCACAGAGAACCCAGCGAAGTCGGAGTCGATGGGGTGGTGGCGGGCAGCAGCGTGGACACAGACCCCCAGTCCTCGGGCAGGTGAGGCAGAGGAGAGTCTGGGCGGAGGAAGGGGGGTGCTGCTCAGGCGGCCgccgctgccccctgcccctgtctGCGCCAGGGGACGTTCACGGATGTGCGGGCGCCTGCCCTGGCTGATGGCCCCTGGCCCCCCTGTTCGCCTGGCGGGCAGGCTCAGTGTCTGTGTGGTCCAGTCGGGAGCGggagcccccagcctccccccccccccggggaccaGAGCTGCTGCCCGAGAGgctggcccccagggccctgctgcagCAGGCTCAGCGGGATTGGAGAGGGGATGAGGCAGAAGCAGCTCCTCCGGCTgtgcctgcctccccttcccctccctctcccgctGCGCCGCCCAGCTTCAGCGGCTCCGCTGCCTGGGCCGCCGGCAGGATTCGCTGTCCGGTCCCCAATAGGAGGCGCAGGAGGAGCATGACGTCATCGGCGCTGGCTGCCATTGGCTGGGCGGCCCCCTCGGGCAGGCCGCTGTCTCCAGTGGCCAGAAAGTTAACTCTTCCCTAGGCAGAGGCCGAGTGGCCCTGGCAGGGGGTGAAGTTCGGGGCACTTCCGGACTTTCCTTCCCCGGGGGACCAGTGTCCTTGGATGGGAGGGGCTCCCAGGtccaaaaagacagaaaaatcaacagaTGTCGGTTCAGAACGTCCTGTTTGAGAGGTTCCTCTGCGCCTGGGGGCCCAGCTAGTGAGGGAGGCCTATCCGAAGGGGGACATTCTCTCTCCTGCAGCAGCATCTGCTGGCCCCTGGCactgcctgtcccctccctcccagtgAAGCAGAGGGCATGGTGCCCGGGGGCTCCCGGGCCCCTGGGAGAAGGGTGTCCCCCCATGGGGCTCAGGCGGCCGAGGCAGACAGCAGGCGTGCGCCCCTGAGCACCCCCACGTCTCTGCGGGCTCCCCGTGCCCCGTGGCGGCAGTGGGGCCTGGCAAGCCGAGAGGACCTGGGTGTTTATGTCTGGCCCCGTCCCCCGGTGCCGATGTCAGAAGGCCCACTGCGAGGTGCTAGGCGTGTGTGGGCAAGGGAGGCACTTCTGCGACACCCTCCTGGACACCGAGGCCAGCGGACATGGCCGAGGCCGTGCCGGATTAGCGCGGTGGCCGGGTGGGGCCGCCGTGTATAGAGTGGCGGTCACGGGGCCTCGCATAAGGAGGCCCTCCAATGCCGACCGGTCCTCGCTGCACAGTCCGGTCTGGCGTCGGGCAGAGTTGGAACGCCAGCTCCTCTGCCACTGCCCGCGAGCCTGGGCGGGCTGCGCAGTCTCTGCCTTCGTATGTAAACCCGCAGCAAGGCCCGTGGCGGCAGTGGCGAGGCTGCCGTGCAGCTGACACCGCGCGGCTGCTGGAGAGCCCGCCGCATGGGGGCGCTGCTCCGAGAACTCCGCTCACCTCTGGTCCCAGTCGGAACCTCACGCTGGACGGGGCTCTGCTCTCCCCCCTGCAGGGGTTTCCCGCCAGGGCCTCCATCTCCGTAGCAGCGGCCGAGGGCTGGCAGGACAAGGGCCCTGTCTGGTGAACGGCGGAGGGGACGAGAGACAGGGGCACTCAATCACTTGCTCGAGGTCATCCACCGGATCTGTGGCTGATGTGGGGCTGACGGTCCCCTCCCATCAGGCAGTCTCTCTCCTCTGTGACATGGGCCTGGGCCTCCTGTTGGGAGAGGAAAGGCCCACCTGGAGCCCTCCCGCCAGGCCTGGCCTCCTGCGACCTGGCCAGAAGGAAGACTGTGGGACTCAGATGACTGGAAAAATGTTTCTGACATCCAACCCCTCCTGCTCCCGCTGATGGTGGCCGCCGAGGAGGGGTGAACCTTCTGGTCTCCGATTCCAGTCGTCAGTTCCGGCTGGTTCCTAGGGTGTCTTGCCCCTGAAGGTGGGGCGGGGCAACCCCAGACTCCCCCCACACAGCGCTAGTCCGGTCCGCCCTCCCTCTGCCCGGGGCCCGGGGTGAGACCAGGCGCAGTGCCTCCTTGGAGCGGGCTGATGCCCGGTGCTCACCGGTGACGTGGCACCACGGTGTGGGTGGCAAGGGCCCCGCTGTCGCTGCAACACACTCGCTCATCCGGGAGGACATGTCGATGTCACGAGACTCATCTCACCTGAAAACTGCAACTGAGGAgcacagagacaggcagcagagCTCGCTGGGGAGTCTTCCTCGGCGCCTTCTCGggcagcagcccctgcctccctgcctccctgccaccctctgACTCCGGTGCTTCTCTCCGTGCAGGAGGACAGCGCCTCTGGAGTAAGGCCTTACCTCTGCAGGCGGAGCTCAGCCCCGGGAACCGGGGTCGGCCGGCTGAGGCAGGTAGGCTGGTGCATGCCCTGGAGGGCCGGGCCGGACCGGGGCTGGGGAAGGAACGGGGTACAGGCCTGACCACATGAGAGCAGAACGGGCCACGGTAGCTGTGTGGCCGTCACCGGGGCGGAGGGCAGGCGGTGGACTCCCCGTACCAGCTCCCCCCGGAACCCGTCTGCCCCCACCAGGTGGCAAGGGTCAGCGTTGATCGAGAGCGCCACGTGGGATCTCGACAGCGTTTTCTAGGCTCGGGGCCAAGGCAGTGCTGGGGCACTTACTTCTGAGGAGAGGGGCACTCTGGCATGTCCACTCGGCAATgcaagccccccccccctcagTGTGGGACAAAGTGCTGTCCAGTTTGGTTTTCCGTGTCAGCTCGGCTCCTGGTTTGCCCTCCcaaaccaggggtgggggtgggggtgcaaagATGCTCGCTGCTCTGGGACGGGCTCCCTTCCTGGGGTCCCCTGTGTGAGCTCTGTAGCCGGCAGCCCAGGCCGGGGCAGGACCGGGGGAGACTCTGTGAACCACAGAGGGGCGTCCTGCTGGCTCTCCCTGAGTGCTCACAGCGCCACAGACACCGCTCTTGCTGTCGGCCACAGTTTGGAAACGAGGAAACACGGAGAGGCCAACCCATTAGCCCAGTGCCAGCTGGCGCGTGAGTGGGGGACCGGGGCTCCCACAGAGGCcccccctgcccacacctggaGGTTCGCAGCCGCTCCGTGCGGGAAGGGGTTTCCCGGCCCGGCCGCCCCTCCGGCAGCTCGGGAGCCACACCGCTGGACCACCACTGTGGTCCAGGGCCGTGCGGTGTCTGTCGGCCGCCGTGGCACCCACTTCCCGCAGCATCGGcctctccctggctcccagcGCTCACCCGGCCACTGGCTGCTCTGTTGAACCGATCAGGGAGATGTGTGTTGGCTCTGTGACCCCTGTGCCCTCAGCGGGACGGAAGCCACCCCCCGCGGTCCTCTGAGAGTTTTctgagcatgtgtgtgcacgGGTGTGCGTGCGTGAGTGTTCCCAACGGGCAGTAGTAGAgtgtgggaagggggcaggcgTGACGCTCGTGTTTGTCAGCCTGTGGACTGCGTGGGAAGCGTGGAGGCCTCCTTTGCCCCCAGCCGCTCTGCCATTTCTTCCCAGCTGGGCCCCGGCGCGGCGCGGAGGTGAGAGCAGACTTCCGCTCCTGCTCGCGGGGATCCGGGCTCAGCCCCTGCAGGCAGCGGCTCCCGACTGTCTCCTGCGGCCGTTCAGCATCTTCCGatgcctcccctcccagccccccgccccccccccacccaagctGCCAGGTCTCTGCCCGGCAGGCCCCTGCCTCTGAGTCTGTGCAAACAGGAGACGCAGGAGTTCTCTAGACAGCAGCACCTCCCGgccaaaggggagggagaggagggggagagaccGAGGGGACCAGGCTGAAGGCCGAAGTcgggggggcagggctgtgggtcCTGCAGGGAGCCGGGCAGCTCTGTGGGAGCCCCCCCCCGCCAAGCAGGGCAGGCGGAGGCAGGGATGAGTCTCGCCAGGGGACCGAGCTCTGTGCTGGGGCCACGTCAGCACCCCCCTGCCCGCCTGACAGCGGCCCTGAGTCTGAGccacctgtccctgcccctgtcGGCCTGTCTGTGTCCTGGGCGGCCCGGCCTTCCTGGTGACGGGCTGTCGGGCGGAGGGCCAGAGGGCACTGTTCCCAGACTGTCTGTGCTCCCCGAGCCCATCTCTGCATCCAGTCTCTGATCTGTTGGCCCCGTGCCTGTCACTTCAGCCtggcctctgctctctgccatgtCCAAGTTGCCTGTCTCCTTCCCCGGGTCGGAGGAGCTGTCAAGCCAAGGTCAGCCGGCTGCACCGGGGCTGGCTCCCGGCCCAGACACACAGCCACGAGGTGACGCCCCTTTGCAGCGTTCTGAGGACCTGCTCCGGAGGTGGTGGCTCCTCCAGGGACCCATTCGGGattcagggagggaaggagaggcagggacaggggaTGATGGGGGATGTGCCTGCCCAGGCTGGGAGGCTGCGGCCCTGACAGCGGGCCTTGTGGGTTGGGAGGGGGAGGCTCTCTCCTCCAGGGTGCAGGCTGCTGTGTGGGAGTGGGTTGCTTACACcttccccccacacccagcccacGCTCGCCTCTTGTGCCGCCCCCCCAGCCCGGGCCTGTCTGCACTGTCTGCTCAGCAAGTGCCCTCCCTCCGCCCAGAACTCCTCTAGGGGGCTGCCCAGgactgagcccccccccccagcctgctGTCACCTGTCACAGGGGTGGTGTGAAGCCCATTGTGGGGGGGTGGACACAAGGTCCCCAAGGGGCTAAGTCCCTCTCTTCTCCTAGTTCCTTGGAAAGAGCCGCTGCTTGGAAACGGGAGTGGGAAGGCCAGGTGCATGACAGATCGACCGGAACAGGAGGGAGGGGTTGAGGGCATGTGGGGAGacagctggggcggggggcggggtcgCCCAGCCCGTCTCGTAGAGGCGGGGTGTGGGTTAAATCGGGGGAGGCGTGTGAAGCTCACAGAACACGAAGCGTTCAGCACACACATGAGCTAGTGtggctgcctgtgccctgccagTGGCTGAGCGATGGGTCATCTCGACAATCTGCAGGCTCCAAACAGCTGGAGCCGCTCGCCCCCTCGCCCCACGGACAGCCCTTCCTGCCCTGTCTTTCCACGCGCCCAACAGCTGGGCGAGGGGACATTCTGACGCAGACTAGGGGGCAGCAGGGATGCCCCTGCTGggtgggaggcagctgggaggaCCCAGCACCCCGCAAGAGAGCACCGCGTTGCCTCTGTGAGCCCAGACCCCCATCCCAACCTGCAGCGGGTGGGGGCAGGTCTGGGCCTGGACACCTCCCCAGCAACCGGTTCTGCTTCTGGGCACGACTCTGAGCTCCCGGAGAGGGCAGGAGGCGGCTGCCCTGgtgtccccattctcccctgaatgCTAATCTCACCGCCGGTGAGTGACAGGGAGAAGGCTGCTCGGAGCAGCAGGGCGGCCGAGGGCAGTAGCCCAGACCAGGGAGGTGCCACTCTCAGCCACTTCTGTGCCCGGGACTTGGGGCTGCTGCCAATCTCCCCCGGAGCCTGGAACATGACCAGAGagcccaggaagtgcaggaagagTCGCAGACAAGGGAAGCAGCGGTAGCAGCTGCAGCTGTCCTGCGTCACCCTAGGGTGCAAAGGTCACCTCAGGAAGTCCCTGCCCTTCCCGGATGTGTGCAAGTGGGCAGAGTGGCCCTGGAGGAGGTTAGGTGGCTGAGGCCCTGGCCTCGATGGGACGGGCATGTGCCGGACCGGAGGCAGGCACCAGGGCGTGGGAGCAGGGCACCCGCTGGTCCCGCAGGCCCCCAGCGTCGGGGTCCTCGCTGTTGGGAAGAAGCCCGAGACCCTGAGCCGGAGGAGAGAGATGCTTCCTTGGGAGCCTCAGAGGGAGAATGGCCAAGTGGTTAGCACTGTGGTTCACATTAACATAATGATAATGTTACTACTAATATTAGTAATAATGGGTGTCATGTCTTAAACACTAACGAGGTGCCAGGGCTTTACTTATGAGCACCGTCCTGTTTATGGAGCAGGAACCGCCGTCTTCCTCCTTCACCCAGGAAGGAAAGCCAAGTTCCCAGGGTTTCTTCAAGGTCGCTCACAGCTAGCGGTGAGGCCAGGACCACTAGCTTCGTGGCAGGGTGACGCCAAAGCTCGTGAAGCTGTTGGGACACAAGGGACCTGAGTCTAGAGTTGGGTGTGacccgcccccagggcccaggagagagCGCTGCCATCCCCCCCTCACCCGCCACCTTGGGTGACACCGCTTCAGGTGGGCTGGCAGGGTTGGCAGGTTACCCCGCGGCTCTCCCTTCGGGGGCTCATCATTCCAGGGCAGACCAGACCCGGGGCCATGAAGGGCTGTGCTTGCTGGCCcgtgaggggagagaggcagctgCCACTCCAGGCCCAGCCATGCCCCtcagggaggaagcaggggccAGACAGGGATGGCAATGAGGTCACTGCTTGCAGGCGCTGGGTGGCCTCCTGCAGctccggggaggggcgggggccgggggtggggggaggaggagcttGAGAGAAAGGCTTTGTGTTGCCGGGGAAGCAGGGCGTGGGGATCCATCCAGGGGGCAGCTTCAGAGGGACCGGCTGCTTTACGCTGGAAACGAGGCCTTGCGCCCAGGGACTGGAGACCCTCTCCGTGGGGTACACACGCCCCCTAGTGGGGGTTAAGACTCGAGGGTGGCTGAGAGGCATGTTAAAGATTTCCTGAGGACCTTGACCTCAGAGCCGGGGGAGGACTGGTCAGTGCCGGCTCTACGtggacacacacacccctgatACTGTACGTAGGAGCCAGTTGGCCTAAGCATTagaaaattttttagtttatttatccCACTGGTCACTGGCTTAACCAGCACGTGTTCAGAGCCACAGCGAGGCCGCAGGGAGTGCACTGGGGCGGGGAGTGACCGCGAGGGGAGAGACGGTGCCCACCCTGCAGGCGGTCCCGCAGAAAGGTGCCCGCGCAGGAAGCCCAGTCCTGCCCGCTCGCCCGCCGCCGGGCCCCGCGACCGTTCCTTCCCGGACCTCCGTCTCTCCCCGTCTAACCAGCGTGTGTTGAACCCAGGTGCGCTGGTGctgaggctggaaagaagtgccGGCCGGCTTCCGGAAGAGAGCTGCCCGGAAAAACGAAAGGGGGGGCCCCTGGGGGCCCCACGGAGGCGCCCGATCAAAAGGGACTTCAGGGACTGTCGGGAGGTGCCGGGGCCTGCTCACGCAGCCGGTACGTGGAGCACCTGGCTGCCCGCGCCTGTGGGTGCAAAGTGAATTAAGACTTCCTTCCACGCGCAAGAAACAGACACCTGCCAACAGGCAGCACGCAGG is a window of Phyllostomus discolor isolate MPI-MPIP mPhyDis1 chromosome 8, mPhyDis1.pri.v3, whole genome shotgun sequence DNA encoding:
- the PRCD gene encoding photoreceptor disk component PRCD isoform X2, producing MCTTLLLLSTLAMLWRRRFANRVQPEPSEVGVDGVVAGSSVDTDPQSSGSFSGSAAWAAGRIRCPVPNRRRRRSMTSSALAAIGWAAPSGRPLSPVARKLTLP
- the PRCD gene encoding photoreceptor disk component PRCD isoform X3 — its product is MCTTLLLLSTLAMLWRRRFANRVQPEPSEVGVDGVVAGSSVDTDPQSSGRRTAPLE
- the PRCD gene encoding photoreceptor disk component PRCD isoform X1 codes for the protein MCTTLLLLSTLAMLWRRRFANRVQPEPSEVGVDGVVAGSSVDTDPQSSGRCAGAEAGKKCRPASGRELPGKTKGGAPGGPTEAPDQKGLQGLSGGAGACSRSRYVEHLAARACGCKVN